The Brassica napus cultivar Da-Ae chromosome C7, Da-Ae, whole genome shotgun sequence genome has a segment encoding these proteins:
- the LOC106410995 gene encoding putative polyol transporter 1 isoform X3 has translation MSSSGIEKGVVTTEVEAPRGNRSRFAFACAILASMTSIILGYDIGVMSGAAIFIKEDLKLSDVQLEILMGILNIYSLVGSGAAGRTSDWIGRRYTIVLAGAFFFCGALLMGFATNYPFIMVGRFVAGIGVGYAMMIAPVYTAEVAPATSRGFLSSFPEIFINIGILLGYVSNYFFSKLPVHLGWRFMLGVGSIPSVCLAIGVLAMPESPRWLVLQGRLGDAFKVLDKTSNTKEEAISRLNDIKRAAGIPEDMTDDVIVVPNRKSAGKGVWKDLLVRPTPAVRHILIACLGIHFSQQASGIDAVVLYSPSIFQKAGLKSKNDQLLATVAVGVVKTLFIVVGTCVVDRFGRRALLLTSMGGMFLSLTALGTSLTVIDRNPGQTLKWAIGLSVTTVMTFVATFSIGAGPVTWVYCSEIFPVRLRAQGASLGVMLNRLMSGIIGMTFLSLSKGLTIGGAFLLFAGVAAAAWVFFFTFLPETRGMPLEEMESLFGSYTANKKKNVTEEGTEVVEEH, from the exons ATGAGTTCCTCTGGAATAGAAAAAGGTGTTGTTACTACAGAGGTCGAGGCGCCGAGGGGGAATAGAAGCCGGTTTGCTTTTGCATGTGCAATCTTAGCCTCCATGACTTCAATCATCCTTGGTTACG ACATTGGAGTGATGAGTGGAGCTgcaatttttataaaagaagATTTGAAACTGTCAGACGTACAGCTTGAGATACTTATGGGAATTTTAAACATCTACTCTCTGGTAGGTTCAGGCGCCGCGGGTAGAACTTCTGATTGGATTGGGAGGCGATACACCATAGTGTTGGCAGGAGCCTTCTTCTTTTGTGGTGCCCTTCTCATGGGGTTTGCCACAAATTATCCTTTCATTATGGTTGGCCGTTTTGTAGCTGGTATTGGCGTCGGTTATGCTATGATGATTGCACCGGTTTACACAGCTGAAGTTGCTCCTGCTACTTCTCGTGGTTTTCTCAGCTCTTTCCCTGAG ATATTTATCAACATTGGTATACTTCTTGGGTACGTATCAAATTACTTTTTCTCCAAGCTTCCGGTGCATCTTGGGTGGCGGTTCATGTTAGGTGTCGGATCAATTCCCTCGGTGTGCCTAGCCATCGGAGTGTTGGCAATGCCCGAGTCTCCGAGATGGCTAGTCCTCCAGGGTCGCCTTGGGGATGCTTTTAAAGTTCTTGACAAAACCTCAAACACCAAAGAAGAGGCCATCTCTAGACTCAATGACATCAAACGGGCTGCCGGAATCCCCGAGGACATGACAGACGATGTTATTGTTGTTCCCAACAGGAAGAGTGCCGGAAAAGGCGTGTGGAAGGATCTTCTTGTCCGACCAACCCCTGCTGTCCGACATATCCTAATAGCATGCCTCGGTATCCATTTCTCTCAGCAAGCCTCCGGTATTGATGCGGTCGTCCTTTACTCTCCAAGCATCTTCCAAAAGGCTGGACTGAAATCCAAGAACGACCAGCTCTTGGCAACTGTCGCTGTTGGAGTTGTCAAAACACTCTTTATCGTTGTAGGGACTTGCGTGGTCGACCGGTTTGGACGTCGTGCCTTGTTGCTCACGAGTATGGGCGGAATGTTTCTTTCCTTGACCGCACTTGGGACTAGTCTTACAGTCATCGACAGAAATCCAGGACAGACGCTCAAGTGGGCTATTGGGCTTAGCGTTACGACAGTAATGACATTTGTAGCAACATTCTCAATAGGTGCCGGCCCAGTGACGTGGGTCTACTGCTCAGAGATATTCCCTGTGAGGCTAAGAGCTCAAGGGGCAAGTTTGGGAGTGATGTTGAATAGATTGATGAGTGGTATTATCGGAATGACATTCCTATCGCTTTCTAAAGGTTTAACCATTGGTGGTGCATTCCTTCTATTTGCCGGAGTTGCTGCCGCTGCATGGGTCTTCTTCTTTACTTTTCTTCCAGAGACACGAGGTATGCCTTTGGAAGAGATGGAGAGTCTTTTCGGGAGCTACACtgcaaacaagaagaaaaatgtTACGGAGGAAGGTACAGAAGTGGTTGAGGAACACTGA
- the LOC106410995 gene encoding putative polyol transporter 1 isoform X1 encodes MVHALFLCVTMSSSGIEKGVVTTEVEAPRGNRSRFAFACAILASMTSIILGYDIGVMSGAAIFIKEDLKLSDVQLEILMGILNIYSLVGSGAAGRTSDWIGRRYTIVLAGAFFFCGALLMGFATNYPFIMVGRFVAGIGVGYAMMIAPVYTAEVAPATSRGFLSSFPEIFINIGILLGYVSNYFFSKLPVHLGWRFMLGVGSIPSVCLAIGVLAMPESPRWLVLQGRLGDAFKVLDKTSNTKEEAISRLNDIKRAAGIPEDMTDDVIVVPNRKSAGKGVWKDLLVRPTPAVRHILIACLGIHFSQQASGIDAVVLYSPSIFQKAGLKSKNDQLLATVAVGVVKTLFIVVGTCVVDRFGRRALLLTSMGGMFLSLTALGTSLTVIDRNPGQTLKWAIGLSVTTVMTFVATFSIGAGPVTWVYCSEIFPVRLRAQGASLGVMLNRLMSGIIGMTFLSLSKGLTIGGAFLLFAGVAAAAWVFFFTFLPETRGMPLEEMESLFGSYTANKKKNVTEEGTEVVEEH; translated from the exons ATGGTTCATGCTCTTTTTCTGTGTGTG ACGATGAGTTCCTCTGGAATAGAAAAAGGTGTTGTTACTACAGAGGTCGAGGCGCCGAGGGGGAATAGAAGCCGGTTTGCTTTTGCATGTGCAATCTTAGCCTCCATGACTTCAATCATCCTTGGTTACG ACATTGGAGTGATGAGTGGAGCTgcaatttttataaaagaagATTTGAAACTGTCAGACGTACAGCTTGAGATACTTATGGGAATTTTAAACATCTACTCTCTGGTAGGTTCAGGCGCCGCGGGTAGAACTTCTGATTGGATTGGGAGGCGATACACCATAGTGTTGGCAGGAGCCTTCTTCTTTTGTGGTGCCCTTCTCATGGGGTTTGCCACAAATTATCCTTTCATTATGGTTGGCCGTTTTGTAGCTGGTATTGGCGTCGGTTATGCTATGATGATTGCACCGGTTTACACAGCTGAAGTTGCTCCTGCTACTTCTCGTGGTTTTCTCAGCTCTTTCCCTGAG ATATTTATCAACATTGGTATACTTCTTGGGTACGTATCAAATTACTTTTTCTCCAAGCTTCCGGTGCATCTTGGGTGGCGGTTCATGTTAGGTGTCGGATCAATTCCCTCGGTGTGCCTAGCCATCGGAGTGTTGGCAATGCCCGAGTCTCCGAGATGGCTAGTCCTCCAGGGTCGCCTTGGGGATGCTTTTAAAGTTCTTGACAAAACCTCAAACACCAAAGAAGAGGCCATCTCTAGACTCAATGACATCAAACGGGCTGCCGGAATCCCCGAGGACATGACAGACGATGTTATTGTTGTTCCCAACAGGAAGAGTGCCGGAAAAGGCGTGTGGAAGGATCTTCTTGTCCGACCAACCCCTGCTGTCCGACATATCCTAATAGCATGCCTCGGTATCCATTTCTCTCAGCAAGCCTCCGGTATTGATGCGGTCGTCCTTTACTCTCCAAGCATCTTCCAAAAGGCTGGACTGAAATCCAAGAACGACCAGCTCTTGGCAACTGTCGCTGTTGGAGTTGTCAAAACACTCTTTATCGTTGTAGGGACTTGCGTGGTCGACCGGTTTGGACGTCGTGCCTTGTTGCTCACGAGTATGGGCGGAATGTTTCTTTCCTTGACCGCACTTGGGACTAGTCTTACAGTCATCGACAGAAATCCAGGACAGACGCTCAAGTGGGCTATTGGGCTTAGCGTTACGACAGTAATGACATTTGTAGCAACATTCTCAATAGGTGCCGGCCCAGTGACGTGGGTCTACTGCTCAGAGATATTCCCTGTGAGGCTAAGAGCTCAAGGGGCAAGTTTGGGAGTGATGTTGAATAGATTGATGAGTGGTATTATCGGAATGACATTCCTATCGCTTTCTAAAGGTTTAACCATTGGTGGTGCATTCCTTCTATTTGCCGGAGTTGCTGCCGCTGCATGGGTCTTCTTCTTTACTTTTCTTCCAGAGACACGAGGTATGCCTTTGGAAGAGATGGAGAGTCTTTTCGGGAGCTACACtgcaaacaagaagaaaaatgtTACGGAGGAAGGTACAGAAGTGGTTGAGGAACACTGA
- the LOC106410995 gene encoding putative polyol transporter 1 isoform X2, whose product MKTMSSSGIEKGVVTTEVEAPRGNRSRFAFACAILASMTSIILGYDIGVMSGAAIFIKEDLKLSDVQLEILMGILNIYSLVGSGAAGRTSDWIGRRYTIVLAGAFFFCGALLMGFATNYPFIMVGRFVAGIGVGYAMMIAPVYTAEVAPATSRGFLSSFPEIFINIGILLGYVSNYFFSKLPVHLGWRFMLGVGSIPSVCLAIGVLAMPESPRWLVLQGRLGDAFKVLDKTSNTKEEAISRLNDIKRAAGIPEDMTDDVIVVPNRKSAGKGVWKDLLVRPTPAVRHILIACLGIHFSQQASGIDAVVLYSPSIFQKAGLKSKNDQLLATVAVGVVKTLFIVVGTCVVDRFGRRALLLTSMGGMFLSLTALGTSLTVIDRNPGQTLKWAIGLSVTTVMTFVATFSIGAGPVTWVYCSEIFPVRLRAQGASLGVMLNRLMSGIIGMTFLSLSKGLTIGGAFLLFAGVAAAAWVFFFTFLPETRGMPLEEMESLFGSYTANKKKNVTEEGTEVVEEH is encoded by the exons ATGAAG ACGATGAGTTCCTCTGGAATAGAAAAAGGTGTTGTTACTACAGAGGTCGAGGCGCCGAGGGGGAATAGAAGCCGGTTTGCTTTTGCATGTGCAATCTTAGCCTCCATGACTTCAATCATCCTTGGTTACG ACATTGGAGTGATGAGTGGAGCTgcaatttttataaaagaagATTTGAAACTGTCAGACGTACAGCTTGAGATACTTATGGGAATTTTAAACATCTACTCTCTGGTAGGTTCAGGCGCCGCGGGTAGAACTTCTGATTGGATTGGGAGGCGATACACCATAGTGTTGGCAGGAGCCTTCTTCTTTTGTGGTGCCCTTCTCATGGGGTTTGCCACAAATTATCCTTTCATTATGGTTGGCCGTTTTGTAGCTGGTATTGGCGTCGGTTATGCTATGATGATTGCACCGGTTTACACAGCTGAAGTTGCTCCTGCTACTTCTCGTGGTTTTCTCAGCTCTTTCCCTGAG ATATTTATCAACATTGGTATACTTCTTGGGTACGTATCAAATTACTTTTTCTCCAAGCTTCCGGTGCATCTTGGGTGGCGGTTCATGTTAGGTGTCGGATCAATTCCCTCGGTGTGCCTAGCCATCGGAGTGTTGGCAATGCCCGAGTCTCCGAGATGGCTAGTCCTCCAGGGTCGCCTTGGGGATGCTTTTAAAGTTCTTGACAAAACCTCAAACACCAAAGAAGAGGCCATCTCTAGACTCAATGACATCAAACGGGCTGCCGGAATCCCCGAGGACATGACAGACGATGTTATTGTTGTTCCCAACAGGAAGAGTGCCGGAAAAGGCGTGTGGAAGGATCTTCTTGTCCGACCAACCCCTGCTGTCCGACATATCCTAATAGCATGCCTCGGTATCCATTTCTCTCAGCAAGCCTCCGGTATTGATGCGGTCGTCCTTTACTCTCCAAGCATCTTCCAAAAGGCTGGACTGAAATCCAAGAACGACCAGCTCTTGGCAACTGTCGCTGTTGGAGTTGTCAAAACACTCTTTATCGTTGTAGGGACTTGCGTGGTCGACCGGTTTGGACGTCGTGCCTTGTTGCTCACGAGTATGGGCGGAATGTTTCTTTCCTTGACCGCACTTGGGACTAGTCTTACAGTCATCGACAGAAATCCAGGACAGACGCTCAAGTGGGCTATTGGGCTTAGCGTTACGACAGTAATGACATTTGTAGCAACATTCTCAATAGGTGCCGGCCCAGTGACGTGGGTCTACTGCTCAGAGATATTCCCTGTGAGGCTAAGAGCTCAAGGGGCAAGTTTGGGAGTGATGTTGAATAGATTGATGAGTGGTATTATCGGAATGACATTCCTATCGCTTTCTAAAGGTTTAACCATTGGTGGTGCATTCCTTCTATTTGCCGGAGTTGCTGCCGCTGCATGGGTCTTCTTCTTTACTTTTCTTCCAGAGACACGAGGTATGCCTTTGGAAGAGATGGAGAGTCTTTTCGGGAGCTACACtgcaaacaagaagaaaaatgtTACGGAGGAAGGTACAGAAGTGGTTGAGGAACACTGA